The DNA segment TATCTAAATTCTGAATTCGTCTCTGATGATGCAGGCGCGGATACGCGATGGCATCACAAGTTGCTGCATCTAGTAATGGTAGAAGCAGCAATGTGATGATGAAGAAAGTTGTCAAGGAATCAAACAAGACAACAACATCATGGGGACCAGATCCAGTTACAGGTTATTACAGACCAGAAAGTCATGTTAAAGAAATTGATGCTGCTGAACTTAGAAACATGTTGTTGAAGCACAAACCTAGACAGGATTAAGAATCTTGTCTCGACGATCAGAGGCAGATTTAGGATTTGAATGTTgatttctcatatatatatatatatatataaatgtttgtGTTTCGCATACGAAATAGTGGTTTGGTTGAACCTGTTAATACC comes from the Capsicum annuum cultivar UCD-10X-F1 unplaced genomic scaffold, UCD10Xv1.1 ctg51721, whole genome shotgun sequence genome and includes:
- the LOC124892893 gene encoding protein SENESCENCE-ASSOCIATED GENE 21, mitochondrial-like (The sequence of the model RefSeq protein was modified relative to this genomic sequence to represent the inferred CDS: added 74 bases not found in genome assembly) translates to MARYFPNSKIVCAFVVDSISAAIQRRGYAMASQVAASSNGRSSNVMMKKVVKESNKTTTSWGPDPVTGYYRPESHVKEIDAAELRNMLLKHKPRQD